In Anaerobaca lacustris, a single genomic region encodes these proteins:
- a CDS encoding PQQ-binding-like beta-propeller repeat protein — protein sequence MQLRPMMLCVSAVMLISTLCPAGDWSQWRGPDRDGLSPETGLLQQWPAGGPALLWKATGLGEGFSSVAVVGDRIFTTGDKNRTCYVYGLNRADGKVLWSTAIGRAGAPGWGNFAGPRGTPTVDGDLLYVMGQYGELVCLRTGDGAKVWEKHMVKDFGGKLPEWGYSESVLVDGDQVVCTPGGSKGAIVALDKRTGNLLWQTGDFKDPAHYSSLVCAEITGMKQYVQLTAESVVGVAPNGVVLWRAERRGRTAVVPTPIVKDNHVYVTSGYGVGSNLFEVSRAGAAFQARQAYAERSMANHHGGALRVGEYIYGYCDARGWVCQEMATGELKWAEKQQIGKGSLTYADGRLYLRAEDNGVVGLIEATPDGYKETGRFVQPDFGKPKTWPHPVVAGKKLYLRDQDQLLCYDVQAR from the coding sequence ATGCAATTGAGACCGATGATGCTGTGTGTATCTGCCGTGATGCTGATTTCGACCCTGTGCCCGGCCGGCGACTGGTCCCAGTGGAGAGGGCCCGACCGTGATGGCCTGTCCCCGGAGACCGGATTGCTCCAGCAGTGGCCTGCGGGTGGGCCGGCGCTGCTGTGGAAGGCCACGGGGCTCGGTGAGGGGTTCTCGAGCGTTGCGGTCGTCGGCGACCGCATCTTCACCACGGGCGATAAGAACCGCACCTGTTACGTCTACGGCCTGAATCGAGCCGATGGCAAGGTTCTCTGGAGCACGGCGATCGGCCGGGCGGGCGCGCCGGGCTGGGGCAACTTCGCCGGACCGCGCGGCACGCCCACCGTCGATGGCGACCTGTTGTATGTTATGGGCCAATACGGCGAACTGGTCTGTTTGCGGACGGGCGACGGCGCCAAGGTCTGGGAAAAGCACATGGTCAAGGATTTCGGCGGCAAGCTGCCCGAATGGGGCTACAGCGAGTCGGTGCTGGTTGATGGCGATCAGGTTGTGTGCACGCCCGGCGGGTCCAAGGGCGCGATCGTTGCCCTCGACAAGAGGACGGGCAACCTCCTGTGGCAGACGGGTGACTTCAAGGACCCGGCCCACTATTCCTCGCTCGTATGCGCCGAGATCACCGGGATGAAGCAGTACGTCCAACTGACCGCCGAGAGCGTCGTTGGGGTCGCTCCGAACGGCGTGGTGCTCTGGCGCGCCGAGCGGAGGGGCAGAACCGCCGTGGTTCCGACACCCATCGTCAAGGACAATCACGTGTATGTCACGAGCGGCTACGGCGTCGGAAGCAACCTCTTTGAGGTCTCGCGCGCGGGCGCTGCCTTCCAGGCCAGACAGGCCTATGCCGAGCGGAGCATGGCGAACCATCATGGTGGCGCGCTGCGGGTGGGGGAGTACATCTACGGCTATTGCGACGCCAGAGGTTGGGTCTGCCAGGAGATGGCGACCGGTGAGCTGAAGTGGGCCGAGAAGCAGCAGATCGGCAAGGGCTCGCTGACCTATGCCGACGGCCGCCTGTACCTTCGCGCCGAGGACAACGGTGTCGTCGGTCTGATCGAGGCGACGCCCGACGGCTACAAGGAGACCGGCCGCTTCGTGCAGCCGGACTTCGGCAAGCCCAAGACCTGGCCTCATCCGGTCGTGGCCGGCAAGAAGCTGTACCTGCGCGATCAGGACCAACTGCTCTGTTACGACGTGCAGGCCCGCTGA
- a CDS encoding HPF/RaiA family ribosome-associated protein yields the protein MQVPLQVSFKSIPHTAAIEGLIRRKADKLERVCDHLSSCRVAVERPQKRPEDGNPYRVRIDMTVPPGHEVVVKNEPGKGKTHDGLDVVIRDAFDTASRRLRKLVALQQGRRRGAS from the coding sequence ATGCAAGTTCCACTACAGGTTTCGTTCAAGAGTATCCCCCACACCGCCGCAATCGAGGGGTTAATCCGACGCAAAGCCGACAAGCTTGAGAGGGTCTGCGACCATCTGTCGAGCTGTCGCGTGGCCGTCGAGAGGCCCCAGAAACGCCCGGAGGACGGCAATCCCTACCGCGTACGGATTGATATGACCGTCCCGCCGGGACATGAGGTGGTGGTAAAAAACGAGCCGGGGAAGGGTAAGACCCACGACGGGCTCGACGTAGTCATCCGGGACGCCTTCGACACCGCCTCACGCCGGCTGAGAAAGCTCGTTGCGTTGCAGCAGGGCAGACGCAGGGGCGCATCATGA
- a CDS encoding YhcH/YjgK/YiaL family protein, with amino-acid sequence MSRDWMVCVIVCSMAVGLAGCATDKEVAGTMERDTMIVDRLANAENYCDMHPLFEQAFAFLRRADLAQLPEGRHEIDGDRLFCLISKGPGRSRAEAPLEAHRKYIDIQYVIGGADEMGWKPTSTCVISAVPYDAEKDIEFFKDAPDRWTVVPAGSFAVFFPCDAHAPLVGTGTIHKAVLKIAVE; translated from the coding sequence ATGAGTAGAGATTGGATGGTTTGCGTCATTGTGTGCAGCATGGCGGTGGGGCTGGCCGGCTGTGCAACGGACAAGGAGGTGGCAGGGACAATGGAACGGGACACCATGATCGTCGATCGTCTCGCGAATGCAGAGAACTATTGTGACATGCACCCGTTGTTCGAGCAGGCCTTCGCGTTCCTGCGGCGGGCCGACCTGGCACAGTTGCCCGAGGGCCGTCACGAGATCGACGGGGACCGTCTGTTCTGCCTGATCAGCAAGGGGCCGGGCCGCAGCCGGGCCGAAGCGCCGCTGGAGGCGCACCGCAAGTACATCGACATCCAATACGTCATCGGCGGCGCCGACGAGATGGGATGGAAACCCACATCCACCTGCGTGATCTCGGCCGTGCCGTACGACGCCGAGAAGGACATCGAGTTCTTCAAGGACGCGCCCGACCGCTGGACGGTGGTCCCGGCCGGCTCGTTCGCCGTGTTCTTCCCTTGCGATGCCCATGCGCCGCTGGTCGGCACAGGAACCATCCACAAGGCCGTGCTCAAGATCGCCGTCGAGTAG